The following proteins come from a genomic window of Lolium rigidum isolate FL_2022 chromosome 5, APGP_CSIRO_Lrig_0.1, whole genome shotgun sequence:
- the LOC124653629 gene encoding E3 ubiquitin-protein ligase UPL5, whose protein sequence is MSATAALDAYRRHAKRRRDAPDHALPPSSKQPLMTTAAYSSSAGASSSGAGASSSSTFHASPRSLHFFVRATDSKTIAIHAAWDDTVATILRHLAARGYGRDLRLLYAGRQLTPEDTIASLALPPDSTLHLAARLRSTPHPRAWQLAQHIASTAAASTASPAAYYLDELVNTYIAFSDPDSADNRHALNDPLTTTLTDPLTEHHAADYFDIFLQSGAALALVRLYLSASSFGRSYAERAIRVFLITDPPPPLPHSTMPETLPVLLEFCRLLSLTAGATDALYKSCRYTLGSMLSSPLSRRATSKSPTKVIEQVLPYTREILDAVLHGLSSESMKVPKTDLEELSNFLKVLRQQALLAAPDGPLPRNLYSRDCKRGWVWELHEMAMSLLKRADECLKRLEMDLSSLSSDSDSRGVIETQPLWAGRLHVLAVLTELDSISALYEDVAHNLRFVLLAHRAPLNALVRCSKRNDHLHWLVKHKDLLCFEARRNLVLMLFSEGKDDYGELHEMLIDRSHLLIESFEYITQARPTELQSGLFMEFKNEEATGPGVLREWFCMVSQALFSPQQVLFLPCPNDQRRFYLNGTSAVDPLNLKYFIFSGRLIGLALMHKVQVGIVLDRTLFLHLAGRSITLEDIAAADPVTYASCKRILEMGAADIDDLTLTFSRDVHTLGSRRTIELCPGGQDIPVNISNRQHYIDLLIKNIFVDSISDQLANFAKGFSDILVNPKLQKVFFGCLDLEDFDQMLGGSNTNINLKDWRSHTQYNGYKEKDRQVNWFWKAVESMSIEQQRRLLFFWTSVKYLPSDGFGGLGSKLYIYKQLESADHLPSSHTCFYRLCLPPYPSLKVMQSQLQKITQEHVSCSFGTW, encoded by the exons atgtccgccaccgccgccctcgaCGCCTACCGCCGCCACGCCAAGCGCCGCCGCGACGCCCCCGATCATGCCCTCCCCCCCTCCTCCAAGCAGCCCCTCATGACGACCGCCGCctactcctcctccgccggcgccTCCTCATCCGGCgcgggcgcctcctcctcctcgaccttCCACGCCTCCCCCCGCAGCCTCCACTTCTTCGTCCGCGCCACCGACTCCAAGACCATCGCGATTCACGCCGCCTGGGACGACACCGTCGCCACAatcctccgccacctcgccgcccGCGGCTACGGCCGGGACCTGCGTCTCCTCTACGCCGGCCGCCAGCTCACCCCAGAGGACACCATCGCCTCCCTCGCCCTGCCCCCCGACTCCACCCTCCACCTCGCCGCGCGCCTCCGCTCCACCCCGCACCCGCGCGCCTGGCAGCTCGCCCAGCAcatcgcctccaccgccgccgcctccaccgcctccCCCGCCGCCTACTACCTCGACGAGCTCGTCAACACCTACATCGCCTTCTCCGACCCGGACAGCGCCGACAACCGCCACGCCCTCAACGACCCCCTCACCACCACCCTCACCGACCCCCTCACCGAGCACCACGCCGCCGACTACTTCgacatcttcctccaatccggcgcAGCCCTCGCGCTCGTGCGCCTCtacctctccgcctcctccttcggcCGCTCCTACGCCGAGCGCGCCATCAGAGTCTTCCTCATCACCGACCCGCCCCCGCCCCTGCCGCACTCCACGATGCCCGAGACGCTGCCGGTGCTGCTCGAGTTCTGCCGCCTGCTCTCCCTCACCGCCGGCGCCACCGACGCCCTCTACAAATCCTGCCGGTACACCCTCGGCTCAATGCTCTCCTCCCCACTCTCCCGCCGCGCCACCTCCAAGTCCCCCACCAAGGTCATCGAGCAGGTGCTCCCCTACACCCGAGAAATCCTCGACGCCGTCCTCCACGGCCTCTCATCAGAGTCCATGAAGGTCCCCAAAACCGACCTCGAAGAGCTGTCAAACTTCCTCAAGGTGCTGCGGCAGCAGGCGCTCCTCGCGGCGCCGGACGGGCCGCTGCCGCGCAACCTCTACAGCCGGGACTGCAAGCGCGGCTGGGTGTGGGAGCTGCACGAGATGGCCATGAGCCTGCTCAAACGAGCCGACGAGTGTCTGAAGCGCCTGGAGATGgacctctcctccctctcctccgACTCCGACAGCAGGGGCGTCATCGAGACGCAGCCGCTCTGGGCCGGCCGCTtgcacgtcctcgccgtcctcaccGAGCTCGATTCCATCTCCGCGCTCTACGAGGACGTCGCGCACAACCTGCGCTTCGTGCTGCTCGCGCACAGGGCGCCCCTCAACGCGCTCGTGCGCTGCTCCAAGCGCAACGACCACCTCCACTGGCTCGTCAAGCACAAGGACCTGCTCTGCTTCGAGGCCAGGAGGAACTTGGTCTTGATGCTGTTCTCTGAGGGCAAGGATGACTATGGGGAGCTCCATGAGATGCTCATCGATCGGTCGCATCTGCTCATTGAGTCGTTTGAGTACATTACGCAGGCGAGACCCACTGAGCTGCAGAGTGGTCTCTTTATGGAGTTCAAGAATGAGGAGGCTACTGGCCCCGGCGTTCTCAGGGAGTGGTTCTGCATGGTGTCTCAAGCTCTCTTCAGCCCCCAGCAAGTACTCTTCTTGCCCTGTCCCAATGATCAAAGGAGGTTCTACTTGAATGGAA CATCTGCTGTCGATCCACTGAACCTGAAATACTTCATTTTTTCGGGACGACTAATTGGGTTAGCATTGATGCATAAAGTGCAAGTAGGGATAGTTTTGGATCGCACATTGTTTTTGCATCTTGCTGGAAGAAGTATTACACTGGAAGATATTGCTGCTGCAGACCCTGTCACGTATGCAAGCTGTAAAAGAATTCTAGAGATGGGTGCTGCAGATATTGATGATTTAACTCTCACATTTTCCAGAGATGTTCATACCTTAGGGTCACGAAGAACTATTGAGCTTTGCCCAGGAGGGCAGGATATTCCTGTGAATATCAGCAACAGACAGCATTACATTGATCTTCTTATTAAGAATATCTTTGTTGACTCTATTTCGGATCAACTAGCCAATTTTGCGAAAGGATTTAGTGACATATTAGTTAATCCAAAACTCCAGAAGGTATTTTTTGGGTGTTTGGATCTAGAAGACTTTGACCAAATGCTAGGGGGAAGCAACACCAATATAAATCTGAAAGATTGGAGATCACATACTCAATATAATGGCTACAAAGAAAAAGATCGTCAAGTTAACTGGTTCTGGAAG GCTGTGGAGAGCATGTCCATTGAGCAGCAGAGGCGGCTCCTCTTCTTTTGGACTTCAGTGAAATATCTGCCCTCAGATGGTTTTGGTGGGCTGGGCTCAAAACTGTACATATATAAGCAACTGGAGTCAGCCGACCATCTCCCGTCATCGCATACATGCTTCTACCGCCTCTGCCTCCCTCCTTATCCATCGCTGAAAGTGATGCAAAGCCAGCTGCAGAAGATCACACAAGAGCATGTGAGCTGCAGCTTTGGTACATGGTAG